One Granulicella sp. 5B5 DNA window includes the following coding sequences:
- a CDS encoding phytoene/squalene synthase family protein produces the protein MSTAQNEQLTAAYAACRAIAKREAKNFYYSFRVLPQHKSDAMCAIYAFMRKADDLSDDESMTLEARRMAMAAWTAAWRTSRTITTDDPIFLAVNHTQQQFGITDDLLEQLVAGTTLDLQPQPEGVLLQDVNGRAIQVYETFAALHHYCYLVASVVGLVCIRIFGYTDSRAEQLAIDTGVAFQLTNILRDIKEDAERGRIYLSADQLREHNVTPQHLLAITSGAPIEPNDLALLRGFELTAQNLYLSADRLIPLLDADSRPAMRVLVRIYHRLLDRIAAEPSAIFRERVSVPTSQKLSILAVGVLQSITARLFG, from the coding sequence ATGAGCACCGCACAAAACGAACAGTTGACCGCAGCCTACGCAGCCTGCCGCGCCATCGCCAAGCGCGAGGCCAAGAACTTCTATTACTCCTTCCGCGTCCTCCCGCAGCATAAATCGGACGCCATGTGCGCCATCTACGCCTTCATGCGCAAAGCCGACGACCTCTCCGACGACGAGTCGATGACTCTCGAAGCCCGCCGCATGGCAATGGCCGCATGGACGGCCGCATGGCGCACCTCACGCACCATCACAACTGACGACCCCATCTTCCTCGCCGTCAATCACACGCAACAGCAATTTGGCATCACCGACGACCTCCTCGAACAACTCGTCGCCGGAACCACGCTTGATCTCCAGCCGCAGCCCGAAGGCGTCCTGCTTCAAGACGTCAATGGCCGCGCCATCCAGGTCTACGAAACCTTCGCCGCACTCCATCACTACTGCTACCTCGTAGCCTCTGTCGTCGGCCTTGTCTGCATCCGCATCTTCGGCTACACCGATAGCCGCGCCGAGCAACTTGCCATCGACACCGGCGTAGCATTTCAGCTCACCAACATCCTCCGCGACATCAAGGAAGACGCCGAGCGCGGCCGCATCTATCTCTCCGCTGACCAGCTCCGCGAGCACAACGTCACTCCGCAGCACCTTCTCGCCATCACCAGCGGCGCACCCATCGAGCCCAACGACCTCGCACTCCTCCGCGGCTTTGAGCTGACCGCGCAAAACCTCTATCTCAGCGCCGACCGTCTCATCCCGCTACTCGACGCCGACTCTCGCCCCGCCATGCGCGTCCTCGTCCGCATCTATCACCGCCTCCTCGACCGCATCGCCGCGGAGCCCTCTGCGATCTTCCGCGAGCGCGTCTCCGTCCCCACCTCGCAGAAGCTCTCCATCCTTGCTGTCGGCGTCCTTCAATCCATCACCGCAAGGCTCTTCGGATGA
- the hpnE gene encoding hydroxysqualene dehydroxylase HpnE: MTAASTSDVLIIGGGVAGLSAAVALAESGARVTVLERKPYVGGRAYSYPHPALDEVIDSQHVLVGCCTNLIDLCQRSGADQHLRWYNTIPFLHIEQGTGRVRRSDLGTSSVPAPAHAALGFLKASMLSVSDKVAVATSLLKFLRGYPAHDDEPFSAWIKRERASQQAIRNFWEPLVVATLNDSFDRCSTKYAGQVFHEIFLKSSAGGRQAIPTQPLSVFYAAFAELAERHGATFQLRCSVDRIEQLPNGIWQATDSEGNQHSAARLLLATPFEQTQRLLQTLPEDAPQRARILPMFSHFAHAPITTVHLWYDREVTDLPQAALLGTGIQWMFNKTRIRGGASAESQPSYLELVIAASFKELHRTREDILEQAIREIALFLPRTRDSKIIKAGILKEARATFSVLPGLDQYRPAQDAPGGNLYLAGDWTRTNWPSTMEGAARSGRLAAGAIAGKSFMVPELPPSGLMRLIC, from the coding sequence ATGACGGCAGCCAGCACCTCCGACGTCCTCATCATTGGTGGAGGCGTAGCTGGCCTCTCTGCCGCCGTAGCGCTGGCCGAGTCCGGCGCCCGCGTCACAGTCCTCGAGCGCAAACCCTACGTCGGCGGCCGCGCCTACTCCTATCCACATCCCGCACTCGATGAGGTCATCGACTCGCAACACGTCCTCGTCGGCTGCTGCACTAACCTCATAGACCTCTGCCAACGCAGCGGAGCCGACCAGCACCTCCGTTGGTACAACACCATCCCGTTCCTCCACATCGAGCAAGGAACAGGCCGCGTCCGCCGCAGCGATCTCGGCACCAGCTCCGTCCCCGCACCCGCCCACGCAGCACTCGGTTTCCTCAAAGCCTCCATGCTCTCCGTCTCGGACAAGGTCGCTGTCGCCACATCTCTGCTGAAGTTTCTGCGCGGCTACCCAGCGCATGATGATGAACCCTTCTCCGCATGGATCAAGCGCGAGCGCGCATCGCAGCAGGCTATCCGCAACTTCTGGGAGCCTCTCGTCGTCGCCACCCTCAACGACTCCTTCGACCGCTGTTCTACAAAGTACGCCGGCCAAGTATTCCACGAGATATTCCTCAAGTCCTCCGCAGGTGGCCGCCAGGCCATCCCCACGCAGCCGCTCTCCGTCTTCTACGCTGCGTTCGCTGAACTAGCCGAGCGCCACGGCGCAACCTTCCAGCTTCGCTGCAGCGTCGACCGCATAGAGCAGCTCCCCAATGGTATCTGGCAGGCCACCGATTCCGAAGGCAACCAGCACAGCGCCGCCAGACTCCTCCTCGCCACGCCCTTCGAGCAAACTCAGCGCCTCCTGCAAACGCTCCCCGAGGACGCCCCTCAACGCGCCCGCATCCTCCCGATGTTCTCTCACTTCGCGCACGCGCCCATCACCACCGTCCATCTCTGGTACGACCGCGAAGTCACAGACCTCCCGCAGGCTGCGCTTCTCGGCACCGGCATCCAGTGGATGTTCAACAAGACCCGCATCCGCGGCGGTGCCTCAGCAGAAAGCCAGCCCAGCTATCTCGAACTCGTCATCGCCGCATCTTTCAAAGAACTCCACCGCACCCGCGAAGACATCCTCGAACAGGCCATTCGCGAGATCGCCCTTTTCCTCCCGCGCACCCGCGATTCCAAAATCATCAAAGCAGGCATCCTGAAGGAAGCCCGCGCCACTTTCTCCGTGCTCCCCGGTCTCGATCAATACCGTCCCGCACAGGACGCCCCCGGCGGCAACCTCTACCTCGCCGGCGACTGGACCCGCACCAACTGGCCCTCCACCATGGAAGGCGCAGCCCGCAGCGGCCGCCTCGCAGCCGGTGCCATCGCAGGCAAGTCCTTCATGGTTCCGGAGCTTCCACCCAGCGGCCTCATGCGCCTCATCTGCTAG
- a CDS encoding EamA family transporter → MKHKLKPSQYAVLLAIMLTASVGDSLLARGMAQVGHVDLHHLGLLFKALLNPYVDLGIVLLIGFFSAYTTALSWADLTFIMPATAFGYVVIAFLGKVWLHETLTWSRWLGIACIVCAVGFVAGGPSRTEHGELDLMDSGVGR, encoded by the coding sequence GTGAAGCACAAACTTAAACCTTCGCAGTATGCGGTGCTGCTGGCGATTATGCTCACGGCCTCGGTCGGCGATTCCCTGCTGGCGCGAGGGATGGCGCAGGTGGGGCATGTGGACCTGCATCATCTTGGGCTGCTGTTCAAGGCGCTGCTGAATCCATATGTGGACCTGGGGATTGTGCTGCTGATCGGGTTCTTCTCCGCGTATACGACGGCGTTGAGTTGGGCGGACCTGACATTCATTATGCCCGCGACGGCGTTTGGGTATGTGGTGATCGCCTTTCTGGGCAAGGTTTGGCTGCATGAGACGCTGACCTGGTCACGATGGCTGGGGATTGCGTGCATTGTTTGTGCGGTAGGCTTTGTGGCGGGTGGGCCTTCGCGGACGGAGCATGGGGAGCTCGATCTGATGGATTCAGGGGTGGGGCGATGA
- the hpnJ gene encoding hopanoid biosynthesis associated radical SAM protein HpnJ, translated as MSLKTLFLNPPSFENFDGGASSRWPATREIESYWYPVWLAYPAGMLEGSKLLDAPPHHVSAEETIEIAKGYEFLVLFTSTVGWSGDHGLARAIKKANPSIKICFVGPPVTTDPDRALNECEVIDFICRREFDYSVVEFANGKPLNEILGISYKDANGVIQHNPDRPQVEDLDAMPWATKIYKRDMDVTKYNVPFLLHPYISLYSTRGCPAQCTFCLWPQTLSGHAWRKRSSDDVAAEMAWAKENFPFVKEFFFDDDTFNIQKARTIELCEKLKPLGITWSCTSRVTTDRETLKAMKEAGCRLLIVGFESGDPQILKNIKKGATVERARDFVKDCHDLGLIIHADFILGLPGETKESIRNTIDFAKTLDCETIQVSVAHAYPGTEFYDFAKRNNFITNEKMEDGGGHQMAHIEYPGLPTEYVMEMVHKFYDEYYFRPKAAFRVVWKAIVNRDVPRLYVEAKSFMKLRSQRNKAARAKKEENALKAQESVSMNA; from the coding sequence ATGTCACTCAAGACGCTATTCTTAAATCCGCCTTCCTTTGAAAACTTTGATGGTGGCGCCAGCTCCCGCTGGCCCGCGACGCGTGAGATCGAATCCTACTGGTACCCGGTGTGGCTGGCCTATCCGGCGGGGATGCTGGAGGGGTCGAAGCTTCTCGATGCGCCGCCCCACCATGTGAGCGCGGAAGAGACGATCGAGATCGCCAAGGGCTATGAGTTTCTGGTGCTGTTCACCTCGACGGTTGGCTGGTCGGGCGACCATGGCCTGGCACGTGCGATCAAGAAGGCGAACCCTTCGATCAAGATCTGCTTTGTTGGACCGCCGGTGACGACGGACCCGGACCGCGCGCTGAATGAGTGCGAGGTGATCGACTTTATCTGCCGCCGTGAGTTCGACTACTCGGTGGTAGAGTTTGCCAATGGCAAGCCGCTGAACGAGATCCTTGGTATCAGCTACAAGGATGCGAACGGCGTGATCCAGCACAACCCGGACCGGCCGCAGGTGGAAGACCTGGACGCGATGCCGTGGGCGACGAAGATCTACAAGCGCGATATGGACGTGACGAAGTACAACGTTCCGTTCCTGCTGCATCCGTATATCTCTCTGTACTCGACGCGCGGCTGCCCGGCGCAGTGCACGTTCTGCCTGTGGCCACAGACGCTGAGCGGCCATGCGTGGCGCAAGCGGTCGAGCGACGATGTGGCCGCCGAGATGGCGTGGGCCAAGGAGAACTTCCCGTTCGTGAAGGAGTTCTTCTTCGACGACGATACGTTCAACATCCAGAAGGCACGCACCATTGAGCTGTGCGAGAAGCTGAAGCCGCTGGGCATTACGTGGAGCTGCACGAGCCGCGTGACGACCGATCGCGAGACGCTGAAGGCGATGAAGGAAGCGGGCTGCCGCTTGCTGATCGTGGGCTTTGAGTCGGGCGATCCGCAGATCCTGAAGAACATCAAGAAGGGAGCGACGGTTGAACGTGCGCGCGACTTTGTGAAGGACTGCCACGACCTTGGGCTAATTATTCATGCCGACTTCATCCTTGGCCTGCCGGGCGAGACGAAGGAGTCAATCCGCAACACGATCGACTTTGCGAAGACGCTGGATTGCGAGACGATCCAGGTGTCGGTTGCGCATGCGTATCCGGGCACGGAGTTCTATGACTTCGCCAAGCGCAACAACTTCATCACGAACGAGAAGATGGAAGACGGCGGCGGGCACCAGATGGCGCACATCGAGTATCCAGGGCTGCCTACCGAGTATGTGATGGAGATGGTGCACAAGTTTTATGACGAGTACTACTTCCGCCCGAAGGCCGCGTTCCGCGTGGTGTGGAAGGCGATTGTGAACCGCGATGTGCCGCGGCTTTATGTGGAGGCGAAGAGCTTTATGAAGCTACGGTCGCAGCGTAATAAAGCGGCGCGCGCGAAGAAGGAAGAGAATGCTCTGAAGGCACAAGAGAGCGTCAGCATGAATGCGTAG
- a CDS encoding TolC family protein, which yields MMKPRTRWTMRLATGALLFGSVVSVCAGQISLTTAVDLALKNDPRVKMAHASVTKARAVLDEARDVYIPNVGIKGGYGASTGVPLSVPVVFSLASESLLFNFSQRDNVRAANDGLKSAQLALLDAQQQTTEDAVETYLNLDNVEQREQAMQQEGGYAGRLVMIVQERLDAGQDTRMDLLKARRTAAQIKLAVLNNEDEIAGLREHLGRLLGMPGAQLETVKESIPALPAANTLSATQVESPGVQSSFAAALSKQEQAFGASRYSYRPQVAFEANYSRITTTQTNYTLYYPGFAGQHSDNALAVGIEISIPIFDYEHRAHARESEADAVRAIAEAENNRIQFLEGRSKLQRNVEELSAKREIADLDREIAQEQLNTILIQLNSSSSGGSATLTPKDEQSARLQERQRYVDMLTAEQELNQAEIGLMRQNGALADWLAKAIQASPASNTRP from the coding sequence ATGATGAAGCCTAGAACGCGATGGACGATGCGGTTGGCAACTGGGGCCCTGCTGTTTGGCAGCGTGGTTTCTGTGTGCGCGGGACAGATATCGCTGACGACGGCAGTTGACCTTGCGCTGAAGAACGATCCGCGTGTGAAGATGGCCCACGCCAGCGTGACCAAAGCGCGGGCCGTGCTGGATGAAGCGCGCGATGTATACATCCCCAACGTCGGGATCAAAGGCGGCTATGGAGCTTCGACAGGCGTGCCGCTGAGTGTGCCGGTGGTGTTCAGCCTGGCGAGCGAGTCCCTGCTCTTTAACTTCTCGCAACGTGACAACGTGCGGGCTGCGAACGATGGGCTGAAGTCCGCGCAACTGGCGCTGCTGGATGCACAGCAGCAGACCACGGAAGATGCAGTTGAGACCTACCTGAACCTGGACAACGTCGAGCAACGTGAACAGGCCATGCAGCAGGAGGGCGGATACGCCGGAAGGCTTGTGATGATTGTGCAGGAGCGGCTGGATGCAGGCCAGGACACACGCATGGACCTGCTGAAGGCACGCAGGACGGCGGCACAGATCAAGCTGGCGGTGCTGAACAATGAGGATGAGATCGCGGGCCTGCGCGAACACCTGGGACGGCTGCTCGGAATGCCGGGGGCACAACTGGAGACAGTGAAAGAGTCGATTCCTGCGCTGCCTGCAGCCAACACACTGAGTGCGACGCAGGTGGAGAGCCCTGGGGTGCAGTCGTCGTTTGCAGCCGCACTGAGCAAGCAGGAACAGGCGTTTGGGGCGTCTCGATACAGCTACCGTCCACAGGTAGCCTTTGAAGCGAACTACAGCCGCATTACGACGACGCAAACAAACTACACGCTGTATTACCCTGGGTTTGCGGGGCAGCACTCGGACAATGCGCTGGCCGTGGGCATTGAGATCTCGATACCGATCTTCGACTATGAGCACCGCGCGCATGCACGCGAGAGCGAAGCTGATGCTGTCCGTGCCATCGCTGAAGCGGAGAACAACCGCATTCAGTTTCTGGAGGGGCGGTCGAAGCTGCAGCGGAACGTTGAAGAGCTGAGCGCGAAGCGGGAGATTGCGGACCTGGACCGCGAGATCGCGCAGGAGCAGTTGAATACGATCCTGATCCAACTGAATAGCAGTTCTAGCGGAGGTAGCGCAACGCTGACACCCAAGGATGAACAGAGCGCGCGACTGCAGGAACGTCAGCGGTATGTGGATATGCTGACGGCCGAGCAAGAGCTCAATCAGGCAGAGATCGGCTTGATGCGACAGAATGGCGCGCTGGCTGATTGGCTGGCGAAGGCGATACAGGCGTCGCCAGCAAGCAACACAAGACCTTAG